AACTTCTCGATTCCGACGCAGCTCAAGGCCTGGATCGACCGCCTCGGGCAGGTCGGCCGCACCTTCAAGTACACCGAGACCGGCCCCGTGGGCCTGGCCGGCGGCAAGACCGTGATCGTGGCTTCCAGCCGCGGCGGCGTCTACTCGACCAGCGACTGGGGCCAGGGCGCCGAGCACCAGGAGAGCTACCTCAAGGTGGTGTTCGGCTTCTTCGGCATCACCGACGTGCGCATCGTGCGCGCCGAGGGCGTGGCCATGGGCGACGAGCCCAAGGCGACCGCGCTGGCTGCTGCGCGTTCGGACATCCTGGTGGCAACGGCTGAAGCCGCGAACCAGAAGGATGTTGCGCAGGTCGCCTGAGCCTCGGCTTGCGCCAAAAACAAAGCCGCCCCTCGGGGCGGCTTTTTCATGGGCGTCGATCGCCCGGATCTGCGTACCCGTCAGGCAGCCGAATGGGTCTTGACCCAGGCCACGTACTTGTCCATCCAGCCCTGCAGGAATTTCTTCGAGCCTTCGTTGCCGACGTGGCCCTTGTCGTCGAACAGGTCGTCCTTGTTCTGCAGGAACACCTCGGGGGCGCCCATCGTGGGCACGTCGAGATACGCCAGGATGTTGCGCAGGTGCTGCTGCGCCAGCGCGGTGCCGATGGCGCCCACCGAGATGCCGATCACGCCGGCCGGCTTGCCGCCCCAGACGCTCTGGCCGTAGGGGCGCGAGGCGTGGTCGATGGCATTCTTCAGCACGCCGGGGATCGAACGGTTGTATTCGGGCGTGACGAACAGGAGGCCCTGCGCGGCCGCGATTTCGCTCTTCAGGCGCTTCACCGCGGGCGCCTGGTTGCCGTCGTCGTCCTGGTTGTAGAGCGGCAGGTCGTCGATGCGCACGTGCTCGAAGGTGAAGTCCGAAGGCGCGAGGTGGGCCAGCGCGAGCGCGAGCTTCTGGTTGAACGAATCCTTGCGAAGACTGCCGACAACGACGGCGATCCGGGTCTGGGCCATGGGAAAACTCCTTGGTGTGGATGAAATGTCTGGAGGGAAGGTCCGAAAGACGAACGCGATTATGCGAATCGCCCATGACCTTTTCCGGAAAAGCTCTTGTGCTGCCGGCTCCCCCGCTGCGCGCGCCGCGCCAGCCGGTTCGCCAGGCGGTCCAGCCCGGTGCACAGCAGCCAGTAGATCGCGCCCACCAACATGAAGATCTCCGCCGGATAGACCATCGTGCGCGCATTCACCTGCGAGGCCACGAACGACAGCTCGCCCACGCCGACGATGTAGGCCAGCGAGCTGTCCTTCACCAGCGTGACCCACTGGTTGATGAACGACGGCAGCATCA
This region of Variovorax sp. RKNM96 genomic DNA includes:
- a CDS encoding NAD(P)H-dependent oxidoreductase; the protein is MKLLHIDSSILGAYSTSRLLTAETVAAWKAAHPDTTVEYLDLAVDAPAHFGADALAIKTGPQAEPTEAQQRENALSEKLVSQFLAADVVVIGAPLYNFSIPTQLKAWIDRLGQVGRTFKYTETGPVGLAGGKTVIVASSRGGVYSTSDWGQGAEHQESYLKVVFGFFGITDVRIVRAEGVAMGDEPKATALAAARSDILVATAEAANQKDVAQVA
- a CDS encoding NAD(P)H-dependent oxidoreductase; translated protein: MAQTRIAVVVGSLRKDSFNQKLALALAHLAPSDFTFEHVRIDDLPLYNQDDDGNQAPAVKRLKSEIAAAQGLLFVTPEYNRSIPGVLKNAIDHASRPYGQSVWGGKPAGVIGISVGAIGTALAQQHLRNILAYLDVPTMGAPEVFLQNKDDLFDDKGHVGNEGSKKFLQGWMDKYVAWVKTHSAA